A section of the Papaver somniferum cultivar HN1 unplaced genomic scaffold, ASM357369v1 unplaced-scaffold_32, whole genome shotgun sequence genome encodes:
- the LOC113341897 gene encoding DEAD-box ATP-dependent RNA helicase 20-like, translated as MNNRSDNRFNDPNSYRDRRSGLMPPAAGPQQHTSYFPPPANTAPVGYLPYGGGYSSGRGAGSSSCHHHSGGRGGFETGRGGGSGGRGRFLDREDRGSGRGYGTGGGVRGFDFGRGGGRGGGERTREELNNAAPLNPVEKNLYIESPSVQAMSDYEVVSYRSRRDITVEGHDVPKPIRSFQEANIPSFCLDVIHRLGFAEPTPIQSQGWPMAFKGRDFIGIAETGSGKTLAYMVPGIVHVSGQPRLKQGDGPVVLVLAPTRELAVQIQEETSKFIGKSHIGSTCIYGGAPKGQQIRALRTGVEIVIATPGRLIDMLDSGHTNLNRVTYLVLDEADRMLDMGFEPQIRQIVSQMRTDRQTLYWSATWPKEVEKLAKQFLCNPYKVIIGSLDLKANMSITQVVDVVTDMEKYSRLMKLLQEQMDGSRILIFLETKKGCDQVTRKLRMDGWPALSIHGDKSQEERDFVLAEFKSGRSLIMTATDVAARGLDVKDIKCVINYDFPKCLEDYIHRIGRTGRAGAKGKAFTFLTDKNAKIAKELTKILREAGQVVSPSLAALARSSYASYSGGGSARSFRQVGRGGHSFGNRSGSNTTPLGTKRKW; from the exons ATGAATAATCGTTCTGATAACAGATTCAATGATCCCAACTCTTACCGCGATAGAAGAAg CGGCCTAATGCCTCCAGCAGCGGGGCCACAGCAACATACGTCTTACTTTCCTCCTCCCGCGAATACGGCTCCTGTTGGATATCTACCCTATGGAGGAGGATATTCTTCTGGAAGAGGAGCTGGTAGTTCAAGTTGTCATCATCATTCTGGTGGGAGAGGAGGATttgagacaggtagaggtggtggtaGTGGAGGAAGAGGAAGATTCTTGGACAGAGAAGACAGAGGCAGTGGACGAGGTTATGGGACGGGTGGTGGTGTTAGAGGGTTTGATTTTGGCCGTGGAggtggcagaggtggtggtgaAAGGACTAGAGAAGAATTGAATAATGCTGCTCCTTTAAATCCTGTAGAGAAAAACCTCTACATAGAGAGTCCTTCTGTCCAAGCAATGTCTGATTATGAAGTTGTAAGCTATCGTTCAAGGCGTGATATTACAGTGGAAGGACACGATGTTCCTAAACCTATACGGTCTTTTCAGGAGGCAAATATTCCAA gttTCTGTCTCGACGTGATACACAGATTGGGTTTTGCTGAGCCAACACCTATTCAGTCTCAAGGATGGCCAATGGCTTTTAAGGGTAGAGATTTCATTGGTATCGCAGAGACTGGTTCAGGGAAAACTCTGGCATATATGGTTCCTGGAATTGTTCATGTTAGCGGACAGCCTCGATTGA AACAAGGCGATGGTCCTGTTGTGCTGGTCCTAGCACCTACCAGAGAGTTGGCTGTTCAAATTCAAGAGGAAACTTCAAAATTTATAGGAAAGTCGCATATCGGAAGTACATGCATATATGGTGGTGCACCAAAAGGACAACAAATCAGAGCTCTTCGAACAG GAGTTGAGATTGTAATCGCAACACCAGGGCGGCTAATTGATATGCTGGATTCTGGCCATACAAATTTGAACAGAGTAACATACCTTGTGCTGGATGAGGCTGACCGCATGTTGGACATGGGATTTGAGCCTCAGATCAGGCAAATAGTTTCTCAG ATGCGAACTGATAGACAGACGCTATACTGGAGCGCTACATGGCCTAAAGAGGTGGAGAAGTTAGCAAAACAGTTCTTGTGTAATCCCTACAAG GTGATTATTGGATCGCTGGATTTGAAAGCCAATATGTCGATAACACAAGTTGTTGATGTTGTCACAGATATGGAGAAGTACAGTAG GTTGATGAAGCTTTTACAGGAGCAGATGGATGGAAGCCGGATTTTGATATTCTTAGAAACCAAAAAAGGATGTGACCAGGTCACCAGAAAGTTGAGGATGGATGGATGGCCAGCTTTATCTATCCATGGTGATAAAAGCCAAGAAGAAAGGGACTTTGTATTGGCTGAGTTCAAAAGTGGCAGGAGTCTTATAATGACTGCTACTGATGTAGCTGCACGTGGTCTTG ATGTGAAAGACATAAAATGTGTGATCAATTATGATTTTCCGAAATGCCTCGAGGATTATATTCACAGAATTGGTCGAACAGGGCGTGCTGGTGCCAAGGGTAAAGCTTTCACCTTTCTTACAGATAAAAATGCTAAGATTGCCAAGGAGCTCACTAAGATTCTACGAGAAGCCGGGCAAGTGGTGAGCCCATCATTAGCTGCCTTGGCACGATCAAGTTACGCCAGTTACTCTGGTGGAG GTTCAGCGCGTAGCTTCCGACAAGTGGGTAGAGGTGGTCACTCGTTTGGCAATCGATCGGGTTCAAATACTACCCCTTTAGGGACAAAGAGGAAGTGGTAA